One stretch of Manis pentadactyla isolate mManPen7 chromosome 10, mManPen7.hap1, whole genome shotgun sequence DNA includes these proteins:
- the SGF29 gene encoding SAGA-associated factor 29 isoform X2, giving the protein MALVSADSRIAELLTELHQLIKQTQEERSRSEHNLVNIQKTHERMQTENKISPYYRTKLRGLYTTAKADAEAECNILRKALDKIAEIKSLLEERRIAAKIAGLYNDSEPPRKTMRRGVLMTLLQQSAMTLPLWIGKPGDKPPPLCGAIPASGDYVAKPGDKVAARVKAVDGDEQWILAEVVSYSHATNKYEVDDIDEEGKERHTLSRRRIIPLPQWKANPETDPEALFQKEQLVLALYPQTTCFYRALIHTPPQRPQDDYSVLFEDTSYADGYSPPLNVAQRYVVACKEPKKK; this is encoded by the exons ATGGCCCTGGTGTCTGCTGATTCCCGCATTGCAGAACTTCTCACAGAACTCCATCAGCTGATCAAACAAACCCAG GAAGAGCGTTCACGGAGTGAACACAACCTAGTGAATATCCAGAAGACCCATGAGCGGATGCAGACAGAGAACAAGA TCTCTCCCTATTATCGGACAAAGCTGCGTGGCCTCTATACAACTGCCAAGGCCGATGCAGAGGCCGAGTGCAA catcCTCCGGAAAGCCCTAGATAAGATTGCGGAAATCAAGTCTCTGTTGGAAGAGAGGCGGATTG CGGCCAAGATTGCAGGCTTGTACAATGATTCGGAGCCCCCTCGGAAGACCATGCGCAGGGGGGTGCTGATGACCTTGCTGCAGCAGTCTGCCATGACCCTGCCCCTGTGGATCGGGAAGCCTGGCGACAA GCCCCCACCCCTCTGTGGGGCCATTCCTGCTTCTGGGGACTACGTGGCCAAACCTGGAGACAAGGTGGCCGCACGGGTAAAGGCTGTGGATGGGGATGAGCAGTGGATCCTGGCTGAGGTGGTCAGTTACAGTCATGCCACCAACAA GTACGAGGTAGATGACATTGATGAAGAAGGCAAAGA GAGACACACCCTGAGCCGGCGGCGTATCATACCCCTGCCCCAGTGGAAGGCCAACCCTGAGACGGACCCTGAAGCCTTATTCCAGAAGGAGCAGCTCGTGCTGGCCCTGTATCCCCAGACCACCTGCTTCTACCGTGCTCTGATCCACACACCCCCACAACGG CCCCAGGATGACTATTCAGTCCTGTTTGAAGACACCTCCTATGCAGATGGCTACTCCCCTCCCCTCAATGTGGCGCAGAGGTATGTGGTGGCTTGTAAGGAGCCCAAGAAAAAGTGA
- the SGF29 gene encoding SAGA-associated factor 29 isoform X3, translated as MQTENKISPYYRTKLRGLYTTAKADAEAECNILRKALDKIAEIKSLLEERRIAAKIAGLYNDSEPPRKTMRRGVLMTLLQQSAMTLPLWIGKPGDKPPPLCGAIPASGDYVAKPGDKVAARVKAVDGDEQWILAEVVSYSHATNKYEVDDIDEEGKERHTLSRRRIIPLPQWKANPETDPEALFQKEQLVLALYPQTTCFYRALIHTPPQRPQDDYSVLFEDTSYADGYSPPLNVAQRYVVACKEPKKK; from the exons ATGCAGACAGAGAACAAGA TCTCTCCCTATTATCGGACAAAGCTGCGTGGCCTCTATACAACTGCCAAGGCCGATGCAGAGGCCGAGTGCAA catcCTCCGGAAAGCCCTAGATAAGATTGCGGAAATCAAGTCTCTGTTGGAAGAGAGGCGGATTG CGGCCAAGATTGCAGGCTTGTACAATGATTCGGAGCCCCCTCGGAAGACCATGCGCAGGGGGGTGCTGATGACCTTGCTGCAGCAGTCTGCCATGACCCTGCCCCTGTGGATCGGGAAGCCTGGCGACAA GCCCCCACCCCTCTGTGGGGCCATTCCTGCTTCTGGGGACTACGTGGCCAAACCTGGAGACAAGGTGGCCGCACGGGTAAAGGCTGTGGATGGGGATGAGCAGTGGATCCTGGCTGAGGTGGTCAGTTACAGTCATGCCACCAACAA GTACGAGGTAGATGACATTGATGAAGAAGGCAAAGA GAGACACACCCTGAGCCGGCGGCGTATCATACCCCTGCCCCAGTGGAAGGCCAACCCTGAGACGGACCCTGAAGCCTTATTCCAGAAGGAGCAGCTCGTGCTGGCCCTGTATCCCCAGACCACCTGCTTCTACCGTGCTCTGATCCACACACCCCCACAACGG CCCCAGGATGACTATTCAGTCCTGTTTGAAGACACCTCCTATGCAGATGGCTACTCCCCTCCCCTCAATGTGGCGCAGAGGTATGTGGTGGCTTGTAAGGAGCCCAAGAAAAAGTGA
- the SGF29 gene encoding SAGA-associated factor 29 isoform X1: MALVSADSRIAELLTELHQLIKQTQESSLLLASSVATLIPGPLMWGRIVPASFPTISSQEERSRSEHNLVNIQKTHERMQTENKISPYYRTKLRGLYTTAKADAEAECNILRKALDKIAEIKSLLEERRIAAKIAGLYNDSEPPRKTMRRGVLMTLLQQSAMTLPLWIGKPGDKPPPLCGAIPASGDYVAKPGDKVAARVKAVDGDEQWILAEVVSYSHATNKYEVDDIDEEGKERHTLSRRRIIPLPQWKANPETDPEALFQKEQLVLALYPQTTCFYRALIHTPPQRPQDDYSVLFEDTSYADGYSPPLNVAQRYVVACKEPKKK; the protein is encoded by the exons ATGGCCCTGGTGTCTGCTGATTCCCGCATTGCAGAACTTCTCACAGAACTCCATCAGCTGATCAAACAAACCCAG GAATCATCCCTGCTTCTGGCATCTTCAGTTGCAACCCTGATCCCAGGACCACTGATGTGGGGAAGAATAGTACCAGCATCCTTCCCCACAATCTCTTCCCAG GAAGAGCGTTCACGGAGTGAACACAACCTAGTGAATATCCAGAAGACCCATGAGCGGATGCAGACAGAGAACAAGA TCTCTCCCTATTATCGGACAAAGCTGCGTGGCCTCTATACAACTGCCAAGGCCGATGCAGAGGCCGAGTGCAA catcCTCCGGAAAGCCCTAGATAAGATTGCGGAAATCAAGTCTCTGTTGGAAGAGAGGCGGATTG CGGCCAAGATTGCAGGCTTGTACAATGATTCGGAGCCCCCTCGGAAGACCATGCGCAGGGGGGTGCTGATGACCTTGCTGCAGCAGTCTGCCATGACCCTGCCCCTGTGGATCGGGAAGCCTGGCGACAA GCCCCCACCCCTCTGTGGGGCCATTCCTGCTTCTGGGGACTACGTGGCCAAACCTGGAGACAAGGTGGCCGCACGGGTAAAGGCTGTGGATGGGGATGAGCAGTGGATCCTGGCTGAGGTGGTCAGTTACAGTCATGCCACCAACAA GTACGAGGTAGATGACATTGATGAAGAAGGCAAAGA GAGACACACCCTGAGCCGGCGGCGTATCATACCCCTGCCCCAGTGGAAGGCCAACCCTGAGACGGACCCTGAAGCCTTATTCCAGAAGGAGCAGCTCGTGCTGGCCCTGTATCCCCAGACCACCTGCTTCTACCGTGCTCTGATCCACACACCCCCACAACGG CCCCAGGATGACTATTCAGTCCTGTTTGAAGACACCTCCTATGCAGATGGCTACTCCCCTCCCCTCAATGTGGCGCAGAGGTATGTGGTGGCTTGTAAGGAGCCCAAGAAAAAGTGA
- the SLX1A gene encoding structure-specific endonuclease subunit SLX1 isoform X2 yields MASWARLETGCEDSTLGEMVLIVHGFPSAVAALRFEWAWQHPHASRRLAHVGPRLRAEAAFAFHLRVLAHMLRAPPWARLPLTLRWLRADFSRDLCPPPPQHVPLAFGPLPPRASAPRRPAVPFADTQSEPDQAPEACCSVCGRVLKDGEGPLCCPYAGCPLRAHMICLAGEFLQEEPGQLLPLEGQCPGCKNSLLWGDLIWLYHMGTKEEEEDLELEEEHWTDLLET; encoded by the exons ATGGCCTCGTGGGCTAGGCTTGAAACTGGGTGTGAGGACTCCACGCTAGG GGAGATGGTGCTCATCGTGCACGGCTTCCCTTCTGCCGTGGCCGCCCTTCGG TTCGAGTGGGCCTGGCAGCACCCGCACGCCTCGCGCCGCCTGGCGCACGTGGGTCCGCGCCTACGTGCCGAGGCCGCCTTTGCTTTCCACCTGCGCGTGCTCGCGCACATGCTGCGCGCGCCGCCCTGGGCTCGCCTTCCGCTCACCCTGCGCTGGTTGCGCGCCGACTTCTCCCGTGATCTCtgcccgccgccgccgcagcaCGTGCCCCTGGCCTTTGGGCCTCTGCCTCCCCGGGCTTCTGCTCCGAGGCGCCCCGCAGTTCCCTTTGCTGACACACAGTCCGAGCCGGACCAGGCCCCTGAGGCCTGTTGCTCCGTGTGTGGGCGTGTGCTCAAG GATGGAGAGGGCCCCCTCTGTTGCCCCTATGCTGGCTGCCCCCTAAGAGCCCATATGATCTGCCTGGCAGGGGAGTTCCTGCAAGAGGAGCCAGGGCAGCTTCTGCCCCTGGAGGGCCAGTGCCCCGG CTGTAAGAACTCACTGCTCTGGGGAGACCTGATCTGGCTGTACCACATGGGCaccaaggaggaagaggaggacctGGAATTAGAAGAG GAACACTGGACAGACTTGCTGGAGACCTGA
- the SLX1A gene encoding structure-specific endonuclease subunit SLX1 isoform X3 — protein sequence MDPARGAARPGRFFGVYLLYCLNPRHRGRVYVGFTVNPARRVQQHNGGRKKGGAYRTSGRGPWEMVLIVHGFPSAVAALRDGEGPLCCPYAGCPLRAHMICLAGEFLQEEPGQLLPLEGQCPGCKNSLLWGDLIWLYHMGTKEEEEDLELEEEHWTDLLET from the exons ATGGACCCCGCAAGGGGCGCAGCGAGACCCGGGCGCTTTTTCGGCGTCTATCTGCTCTATTGCCTAAACCCTCGGCACCGGGGCCGCGTTTATGTGGGGTTTACCGTCAACCCTGCTCGTCGGGTCCAGCAGCACAACGGGGGCCGCAAGAAAGGCGGGGCTTACAGGACAAGCGGGCGCGGACCTTG GGAGATGGTGCTCATCGTGCACGGCTTCCCTTCTGCCGTGGCCGCCCTTCGG GATGGAGAGGGCCCCCTCTGTTGCCCCTATGCTGGCTGCCCCCTAAGAGCCCATATGATCTGCCTGGCAGGGGAGTTCCTGCAAGAGGAGCCAGGGCAGCTTCTGCCCCTGGAGGGCCAGTGCCCCGG CTGTAAGAACTCACTGCTCTGGGGAGACCTGATCTGGCTGTACCACATGGGCaccaaggaggaagaggaggacctGGAATTAGAAGAG GAACACTGGACAGACTTGCTGGAGACCTGA
- the LOC118929428 gene encoding sulfotransferase 1A1 isoform X1, with amino-acid sequence MELVRDTSRPPLKYVKGVPLIKYFAEALEPLENFRARPDDLLISTYPKSGTTWVSEILDMIYQGGNLEKCRRAPIFIRVPFLEFKAPGIPTGLEVLKDMPPPRILKTHLPLALLPQTLLDQKVKVVYVARNAKDVVVSYYHFYRMAKVHPEPGTWDSFLEKFMDGEVSYGSWYQHVQEWWELSRTHPVLYLFYEDMKENPKREIHKILEFVGHSLPEEIVDRIVQHTSFQEMQKNPMTNYSTIPLDIMDHKISAFMRKGALQPPSFSHYPGIAGDWKTTFTVAQNEHFDTDYAEKMAGCSLSFRSEP; translated from the exons ATGGAGCTGGTCCGGGACACCTCCCGCCCACCACTGAAGTATGTGAAGGGGGTCCCTCTCATCAAGTACTTTGCAGAGGCACTGGAGCCACTGGAGAACTTCCGAGCCCGGCCAGATGACCTGCTCATCAGCACCTACCCCAAATCTG gcACCACATGGGTGAGTGAGATCCTGGACATGATCTACCAGGGTGGCAACCTAGAGAAGTGTCGCAGGGCCCCCATCTTTATCCGGGTGCCCTTCCTTGAGTTCAAGGCCCCAGGGATTCCCACAG GTTTAGAGGTTCTGAAAGATATGCCACCACCACGGATCCTCAAGACACACTTACCCCTGGCCCTGCTCCCCCAGACCCTGCTGGATCAGAAGGTCAAG GTGGTCTATGTTGCCCGCAATGCAAAGGACGTGGTTGTCTCCTATTACCACTTCTACCGCATGGCCAAAGTGCATCCTGAGCCTGGCACCTGGGACAGTTTCTTGGAGAAGTTCATGGATGGGGAAG TGTCCTATGGGTCCTGGTACCAGCACGTGCAGGAGTGGTGGGAGCTGAGTCGCACCCACCCTGTTCTTTACCTCTTCTATGAGGACATGAAAGAG AACCCCAAGAGGGAAATTCATAAGATACTGGAGTTTGTGGGGCACTCCCTGCCAGAGGAGATTGTGGATCGCATCGTCCAGCACACGTCTTTCCAGGAGATGCAGAAGAACCCCATGACCAACTATAGCACCATACCCCTGGACATCATGGACCACAAGATTTCCGCCTTCATGAGGAAAG GGGCCCTCcagcctccttccttctctcactACCCAGGCATTGCAGGGGACTGGAAAACCACCTTCACTGTGGCCCAGAATGAGCACTTTGACACTGACTATGCTGAAAAGATGGCAGGCTGCAGCCTCAGTTTCCGCTCAGAGCCATGA
- the SLX1A gene encoding structure-specific endonuclease subunit SLX1 isoform X1 yields the protein MDPARGAARPGRFFGVYLLYCLNPRHRGRVYVGFTVNPARRVQQHNGGRKKGGAYRTSGRGPWEMVLIVHGFPSAVAALRFEWAWQHPHASRRLAHVGPRLRAEAAFAFHLRVLAHMLRAPPWARLPLTLRWLRADFSRDLCPPPPQHVPLAFGPLPPRASAPRRPAVPFADTQSEPDQAPEACCSVCGRVLKDGEGPLCCPYAGCPLRAHMICLAGEFLQEEPGQLLPLEGQCPGCKNSLLWGDLIWLYHMGTKEEEEDLELEEEHWTDLLET from the exons ATGGACCCCGCAAGGGGCGCAGCGAGACCCGGGCGCTTTTTCGGCGTCTATCTGCTCTATTGCCTAAACCCTCGGCACCGGGGCCGCGTTTATGTGGGGTTTACCGTCAACCCTGCTCGTCGGGTCCAGCAGCACAACGGGGGCCGCAAGAAAGGCGGGGCTTACAGGACAAGCGGGCGCGGACCTTG GGAGATGGTGCTCATCGTGCACGGCTTCCCTTCTGCCGTGGCCGCCCTTCGG TTCGAGTGGGCCTGGCAGCACCCGCACGCCTCGCGCCGCCTGGCGCACGTGGGTCCGCGCCTACGTGCCGAGGCCGCCTTTGCTTTCCACCTGCGCGTGCTCGCGCACATGCTGCGCGCGCCGCCCTGGGCTCGCCTTCCGCTCACCCTGCGCTGGTTGCGCGCCGACTTCTCCCGTGATCTCtgcccgccgccgccgcagcaCGTGCCCCTGGCCTTTGGGCCTCTGCCTCCCCGGGCTTCTGCTCCGAGGCGCCCCGCAGTTCCCTTTGCTGACACACAGTCCGAGCCGGACCAGGCCCCTGAGGCCTGTTGCTCCGTGTGTGGGCGTGTGCTCAAG GATGGAGAGGGCCCCCTCTGTTGCCCCTATGCTGGCTGCCCCCTAAGAGCCCATATGATCTGCCTGGCAGGGGAGTTCCTGCAAGAGGAGCCAGGGCAGCTTCTGCCCCTGGAGGGCCAGTGCCCCGG CTGTAAGAACTCACTGCTCTGGGGAGACCTGATCTGGCTGTACCACATGGGCaccaaggaggaagaggaggacctGGAATTAGAAGAG GAACACTGGACAGACTTGCTGGAGACCTGA
- the LOC118929428 gene encoding sulfotransferase 1A1 isoform X2, whose product MELVRDTSRPPLKYVKGVPLIKYFAEALEPLENFRARPDDLLISTYPKSGTTWVSEILDMIYQGGNLEKCRRAPIFIRVPFLEFKAPGIPTGLEVLKDMPPPRILKTHLPLALLPQTLLDQKVKVVYVARNAKDVVVSYYHFYRMAKVHPEPGTWDSFLEKFMDGEVSYGSWYQHVQEWWELSRTHPVLYLFYEDMKENPKREIHKILEFVGHSLPEEIVDRIVQHTSFQEMQKNPMTNYSTIPLDIMDHKISAFMRKGIAGDWKTTFTVAQNEHFDTDYAEKMAGCSLSFRSEP is encoded by the exons ATGGAGCTGGTCCGGGACACCTCCCGCCCACCACTGAAGTATGTGAAGGGGGTCCCTCTCATCAAGTACTTTGCAGAGGCACTGGAGCCACTGGAGAACTTCCGAGCCCGGCCAGATGACCTGCTCATCAGCACCTACCCCAAATCTG gcACCACATGGGTGAGTGAGATCCTGGACATGATCTACCAGGGTGGCAACCTAGAGAAGTGTCGCAGGGCCCCCATCTTTATCCGGGTGCCCTTCCTTGAGTTCAAGGCCCCAGGGATTCCCACAG GTTTAGAGGTTCTGAAAGATATGCCACCACCACGGATCCTCAAGACACACTTACCCCTGGCCCTGCTCCCCCAGACCCTGCTGGATCAGAAGGTCAAG GTGGTCTATGTTGCCCGCAATGCAAAGGACGTGGTTGTCTCCTATTACCACTTCTACCGCATGGCCAAAGTGCATCCTGAGCCTGGCACCTGGGACAGTTTCTTGGAGAAGTTCATGGATGGGGAAG TGTCCTATGGGTCCTGGTACCAGCACGTGCAGGAGTGGTGGGAGCTGAGTCGCACCCACCCTGTTCTTTACCTCTTCTATGAGGACATGAAAGAG AACCCCAAGAGGGAAATTCATAAGATACTGGAGTTTGTGGGGCACTCCCTGCCAGAGGAGATTGTGGATCGCATCGTCCAGCACACGTCTTTCCAGGAGATGCAGAAGAACCCCATGACCAACTATAGCACCATACCCCTGGACATCATGGACCACAAGATTTCCGCCTTCATGAGGAAAG GCATTGCAGGGGACTGGAAAACCACCTTCACTGTGGCCCAGAATGAGCACTTTGACACTGACTATGCTGAAAAGATGGCAGGCTGCAGCCTCAGTTTCCGCTCAGAGCCATGA
- the BOLA2B gene encoding bolA-like protein 2: MELSAQYLREKLQRDLEAELVEVEDTTPNRCASSFRVLVVSSKFEGKPLLQRHRLVNTCLAEELLHIHAFEQKTLTPEQWAREQQK; this comes from the exons ATGGAACTCAGTGCCCAGTACCTACGGGAGAAACTGCAGCGGGACCTGGAGGCCGAGCTCGTG GAAGTGGAGGACACGACTCCTAATCGTTGCGCGTCCAGCTTCCGAGTTCTCGTGGTGTCATCAAAGTTCGAGGGGAAGCCGCTGCTTCAGAGACACCG GCTGGTGAACACGTGCCTAGCGGAAGAACTCCTACACATCCATGCTTTTGAGCAGAAAACCCTGACCCCAGAACAGTGGGCCCGTGAGCAGCAGAAATGA